The proteins below are encoded in one region of Exiguobacterium acetylicum:
- a CDS encoding ParA family protein: MINKERGEMMNIMTFYISKGGSGKTTCSLNMGHALGELGYRTLLIDLDPQGSLSKLMLKESDTIQYMTLYDVQSKGLAIEEILFDDEKHNISLLPSNERNARLINLISEQDKIFLLKDLLAPLADEFDWIILDSVPSINELSKVVLSCADHVVIPFMPKKLVFDQLGSTVRTIRQVKKYYNASLELTGIMPVALDLGLKGDREYAEAMEQLATAEQLHVLPSVRRAAFIEKAADSGKSVLQYKSKEGLELAQPFRELALLMTGGPKHESAE, from the coding sequence ATGATAAATAAAGAAAGGGGAGAGATGATGAATATTATGACGTTTTACATATCAAAAGGAGGATCCGGAAAAACAACTTGTTCGCTCAATATGGGTCATGCCCTTGGAGAGCTCGGATATCGAACTCTTCTCATCGACTTAGATCCCCAAGGATCGTTAAGTAAGTTGATGCTGAAAGAGTCGGATACGATTCAATACATGACACTGTACGACGTCCAATCTAAAGGATTAGCAATAGAAGAGATCTTATTTGATGATGAAAAACATAATATCAGTCTTCTTCCCTCCAATGAACGAAATGCACGCTTAATCAATTTAATATCTGAACAAGATAAGATTTTTCTATTAAAGGACTTATTAGCACCTCTTGCCGATGAGTTTGATTGGATTATTCTGGATTCAGTCCCTTCGATCAACGAACTATCAAAAGTCGTCTTGTCGTGCGCAGACCATGTGGTCATTCCATTTATGCCGAAAAAGCTCGTATTTGATCAGTTAGGAAGTACGGTTCGAACGATTCGACAAGTGAAGAAGTATTATAACGCTTCACTTGAGCTAACAGGCATTATGCCAGTAGCACTCGATCTTGGTTTAAAAGGGGATCGCGAATATGCAGAAGCGATGGAGCAATTAGCAACAGCTGAACAATTACATGTGCTCCCCTCTGTACGACGTGCTGCTTTTATTGAGAAGGCAGCAGATAGCGGAAAGAGTGTTTTACAGTACAAGTCGAAAGAAGGCTTGGAGCTGGCACAACCGTTTCGTGAGCTAGCACTCTTGATGACGGGAGGTCCGAAACATGAAAGCGCGGAATAA
- a CDS encoding DUF3102 domain-containing protein produces MKARNKQIHKVRPQDQHPYRNGLTDLSSVVQKLPVSRDLENLAVEIKELAKIQTISVFEIGKRLSIAKSEMHDQQEWRSFLEVVNMSTSLASRYVKAFDTLEPFEKQLQTLPASKVFELMYVDDPEDVVLNGLPIEEGRKSLEQATVREIRAARSTIPKVKVKSFQQPEVTSTVLSTRVPTETSEQIHVLARAKGLSISEYISKMIEETIQRDIIEDQSEIVEGEKEQ; encoded by the coding sequence ATGAAAGCGCGGAATAAACAGATTCATAAAGTAAGACCACAAGACCAACATCCTTATCGGAATGGATTGACTGATCTGAGCTCCGTCGTGCAGAAGTTACCCGTCTCTCGTGATTTAGAGAACCTTGCTGTCGAAATTAAAGAGTTAGCTAAGATTCAGACGATCTCCGTTTTCGAGATTGGTAAGCGCTTATCGATTGCTAAATCTGAAATGCATGATCAACAAGAATGGCGTTCGTTTTTAGAAGTGGTCAACATGTCAACTTCACTCGCTTCCCGATATGTTAAGGCGTTTGACACACTAGAACCATTTGAAAAACAACTCCAAACCTTACCGGCATCCAAAGTGTTTGAATTGATGTACGTCGATGATCCAGAAGACGTTGTACTAAACGGACTTCCGATAGAAGAGGGAAGAAAGTCGCTCGAACAAGCAACCGTCCGAGAAATCCGTGCTGCTCGATCAACGATACCTAAAGTAAAAGTCAAATCGTTTCAACAACCGGAAGTGACATCGACTGTTCTTTCTACACGAGTCCCGACAGAAACCTCAGAACAGATTCATGTGCTTGCTCGTGCTAAAGGACTCAGCATTAGTGAATACATTTCAAAGATGATTGAAGAGACGATTCAGCGGGACATTATTGAAGATCAGAGTGAGATCGTGGAAGGAGAGAAGGAACA